The genomic segment GCCCCCCCATTTGATGCTCGTCATGGGCCGCGTCCTTCGAAGGCGCGCCCGCGTCCGGGGCGTCGTCCCCCTCGCCGGGGTAGAACACCCGCTCCATGCACAGGCCCCTGGCCGGGGCCGTGGCCGGTGCTGCGGCGCGGTCGCGCTTCTCAAGGATGCATCGGACATCGCCGGGCGCGACTTTACCCCGGCCCACCTCCACCAGGCAGCCCATGATGTTGCGGACCATCTGCTTCAAAAAGCCGTTGGCCTGGAAGCGCCAGACGCACTCCTCCGGCCCGGGGCCCGGCTCGCGCCAGATGCGCATGAGGGTGCGCACCGTGCCGCGCGGCCCCAGGGGCGTGCCCAGGTTGCGGAAGCTGTTGAAGTCGTGCGTGCCCAGCAGCAGGGTGGCGGCCTGGTCCATGGCGGCCAGGTTGAGCCCTGGCGTGGCCCACACGAAGCGGCGGCGCAGGGGATTCACCGGCCCTTGCCCCAGCCACAGGGTGTAGCCGTAGATCTTGCTTGCGGCGTTGAACCGGGCGTGGAAGCCCGCTGGCGCGGGAACAGCGGCAAGCACGCGCACGTCCGGCGCAAGCAGGCTGTTGAGGGCCTTGTCCCAAGGCACGCGGGCATACCGCTCCGGCACGTCGAAATGCGCGCGCTGCCCCAGGGCGTGCACGCCGGAGTCCGTGCGCCCGGAGGCCTCCACATGCGTCGGTTCCCCGACGACACGGGCGATGGCGGCCTCCAGATCGCTCTGCACCGTGCGCACGCCGCCTTGATGCTGCCAGCCACAGAAGTCGGTGCCGTCGTAGGCCAGGGTAAGCATGATGCGGGTGGTGG from the Humidesulfovibrio mexicanus genome contains:
- the truA gene encoding tRNA pseudouridine(38-40) synthase TruA, with amino-acid sequence MAKTTTTTRIMLTLAYDGTDFCGWQHQGGVRTVQSDLEAAIARVVGEPTHVEASGRTDSGVHALGQRAHFDVPERYARVPWDKALNSLLAPDVRVLAAVPAPAGFHARFNAASKIYGYTLWLGQGPVNPLRRRFVWATPGLNLAAMDQAATLLLGTHDFNSFRNLGTPLGPRGTVRTLMRIWREPGPGPEECVWRFQANGFLKQMVRNIMGCLVEVGRGKVAPGDVRCILEKRDRAAAPATAPARGLCMERVFYPGEGDDAPDAGAPSKDAAHDEHQMGGLPGDSRGS